The Anaerotignum propionicum DSM 1682 sequence CCTTGCATCAAATTTATAATCGTTTGGGCATTTTCATACAAAGAAGAAATATCAACCACCGCTTGACAATTTTTTGTACACGCATGCTTACTAAATCGATAAGAAGCATTTGCTCCTGTCAGTTTCGGAAACTTTTTTTCAGCTTCACAAAATAACATATCCAAGCTTTCAGAAAAAGAACTATTCTCACAAAGTAGTTTAGAAACCATGCTCATTTGTTCTTCACAGCTTTTCACAATTTCTTTTTGAGACTTTGTCTCAGCACGTTTTTTCCATAAATAGCATAAATATTCACTTAACGGCATCCATTGTATTCTTTCTCCCTCCTCCTCCATAACTTCTAATAATTTTTCATTCAAAAAAGAATTATACAAAATATACGGCTCCCCTATTACAGAAATTTTCTTTTGTTTACATAGTAAAATATTTTTCGCCAACGCAGCCAGATGTTCAATGGTAAGTTTGTCGTAAGAAAGTACCTGTTCCATTAATTCTTTTCGCTGCGAAATTGGGGCGGACAAAATTGCATCACCTGCTAAAATTGCCATAAAAAATTCTTCAAAAAACTCACTTTCAAAAGGAAGAGTTTCCAAGGTTGCTGTCACCAATTTTATTTTATCATTTTTCGGAAGAAAATCGTAAATAACCCTTGTATAAATTCCGTCCGACTCGCTACCCTCTGTTTGTGGAATAAAAATTTGTATTAGCTCCTTCATTTGCTGTACTGCTGTCAATACATCTCCCACTAAAGCAGTAAAGGATAAGTATTCTTTTGAGCGTGTCTTGCTTCTTCCCAATGCAAGGCTCTGTGCATTGGTCTGCGGCAAAACTTCTGTACTATATCCATTTTTGTTTAATCTGTTGGAAATAATCTGACTATATGGGTACAAATATGGTAAGTATAGTTTTTGATCTTTTTGCGCCTTATGTAATATTTCCACCTTTTTTTGGGGTAAATCAGAGAAAAACTCTTTTCTATGATTTACATAAACTTTTGGCTGTGCATTTAAACTGTTTAAAAAAGCCTCTATCCTTGTTATAACACCAACTTTAGAAAAATGTTCATCCACTTCAATATTTAAATAAGGCTTTTCTCCCATTTCTTTATGGAATAAATGGGAAAGCATAGTATCTGGTCCGCAGCCATGATTGGTAAGATATACCCCATACAAGTTCGGATGATTTGCAATGAGTTTTGCACCCGAAAGAATATGTTGACCAAAAGGCCAATACAAATTTCCATACTCTTTGGAAATATCCATGCTATGTGCCGGAAGATGAGAAAGGGTAATGACTTTATATCCTCTTTTCAACAATTCCTCAGGTATACCCATATTTAACACAGGGTCATCTATTCCATAGGTTCGTGTCACAATGACAAGAACCTTTTCATCAGGATTTAAACTATCCAATAATTCTTCGCCCAATTTTTCCACTTGCTCTGTATGCTTTCTGACAGCCATCGCACCTCGCATCAGTGCGGCTGCACAAATAGGCTTTACTTTTCCTAAAGAAACTCCCACATCAACCATTGCATCCGCCATTGCTTTCTTGCCAAAATCAAGGGAAAACATTGGATTTAATAATACTATTCCCTGTTTACCTAGCTCCATATTTTCGAAAATCAGCTTTGGCGCAGATTGCATATACATACAACCATAATTATGATACACTTTGGAGCATTCATGTTTCATGGTTATTATGCTTGGCAAGAAAATATAATCTACCTTCCTTTCTGCCAACCAGGCCATATGTCCATAGATCAATTTCACTGGGTAACAGGTTTCTGCTTGCGCATATTTTTGCGATAATGCGATAATCTGTTCATCGGTTTCTGGTGATAGTAAAACGTTGTATCCCAACGCCTCAAAAAAAGCCCGAACCATTGGAAATAATTTGTGTACAACCAATACATAAGGAATCCCAATTGTTATTTTATTTGAAAAAAGCTCTCTTTTATATCCTTCCAATAAGTATTCCTTTGCTTTATCATAAAAATTTGTATTCAATTTTATATTAATATTTTCAGAAAAATCTTCATTCTCAGCAAAATGTGATAAATCAAAGCCTTTGAATATCGTTTGTTTTTCTCCAATTTCTTCTGCTGCAAGCACTGCCACACCATAAGCACCGCTCACTGAAAAATATGGCGAAACCATTACTTTTGCACCATAGGCACCTTGGAACGCAGCAACAATCGCAGGGTTATAACACACACCACCTTGCAAAACAATGTGATTTCCAACAGGCTTATTTCCAACCACCTTAAACAAATAATTATGAATTACAGAGTGACACAAGCCTGCTAAAATATCTGCTTTTCCTATACCATTAGAAAGACATGCGGCAATATTACTATCAATAAAAACCGTACACCGTTCTCCCAAATCTACAGGGTGTTTTGCAGACAAAGCTATTTCCCCATAATCATCCAGCCTTACTTCTAATCGATTCGCTTGCTCCTCAATAAAAGAGCCTGTGCCAGCGGCACAAATCTTGTTCATCTGAAAATCCTTAATATAACCATTTTCGAGCTGAATATATTTGGAATCCTGACCGCCAATTTCAAAAACTGTATCTACCTCTGGACAAACGCAGACAGCAGCTTTTCCTTGCGCAGTAATTTCATCTTTAATAAAGTCCGCGCCTATCATTTTCCCAACAAGATACCTGCCCGAACCAGTCACGCCAACGCTCTTAATAATAAGAATATTACCAAATCTTTCTTTTATAGATTGAAACCCCTCTTTAACAGCGCCTTGGGGATCTCCCTTTGTTCTTAAATATTGAAAATCCACTATTTCTCCGTCTTGATTTATCAAAACAATATTGGTACTGGTAGAACCCACGTCAATTCCCATACTGCAACAAACGCTTTCTTTCACAGGAACGCACACAGGTTCTTGAATAACAGTATCCTTCGAAAGGACTAAAGATGGCAATCGCAAAATATTACTATCTGAAACTTGTGTTTGCAAATAATGATCTATTCTTTCGTCACAATCTTGCAAAGTAAAGGAACCAATCTTCTCTTTTGCCATGCTTGCTGCACCTATGGCCTGAATGTACTCACACTCCTCCAATACAATTAATTCTTCCTCTGTTAATTCAAAAATTTCTTTCACCGCTTTTATTACGCCGCTATTGTGAATAATTCCACCACATAAAGCAACAGGTTTTTCCACAGGAAGATTTTTTATAATCGTTGATTTCAAATTTCTAATGGTAGCATAACAAAGCCCAAGCAAAATATCTGGAGTAGAAACCCCTTCCTGTTGTCTGTGGATAATATCCGTCTTTGCAAAAACAGAACATCTGCCAGATAATCTAGGAACAGCAACAGCCTTTGCTGCTATTTTAGAATAATCCTCTGTTTTTAAGCCTAACCGATACATCTGATCCTCAAAAAATGAGCCTGTGCCTCCGGCACAATTTTCATTGACAGAAAACATAGGCGGCGTATCCTCTCCCAATCGTGTTAAAAATCTTGCATTTTGTGAACCAATTTCAATGGCTGATTTTGCACTTGGGCATAGCGCCGATAAGCCTTTTTCAATCGAGGGAATATCTCGGGCAATCCAAGTTTCATCTACAATAAGCTTAGCATTTGCTCCAGTCAGTAAAATTTGAACCCTTTTATTTTTATATTCCAAAGCAATTTCCGAAATAATTTTCTTGGCAGCTTCGCAAGGCTTGCCAAAATGTAAAAATTTATTTTTATATAAAATTTCTTTCTTTTCATTTAATATAACTGCCTTTATTGATGCGCTACCCATATCAAGACCCATAAAATAATTCATCTCATCACCTCATAAAAAAAGCAGAAGCCACGCCCTCCGCTCTTTTTCGCTTATAATATTCTTATTTCACAACCGTTAAAAGCATTTTAAAGCGTGTAATTGATTTTACAGCATGGGGGATGCCTGCTGACATAACAATCCCCTCCCCGGCCTTTGCAGTAAATGCCTTTCCGTCAATGATTATTTCTGCTTCTCCATCTAAAATAACAGCCATTGCATCTCCCGGCGCCGCATGAGTATTCACCCCCTCGCCCTCATCAAAGGCAAACAGCGTAATACCAACTCCAGGTTTTTGCGCAAATGTAAGGCTGGCCACTTTTCCTTTTTCATATTCAATTAAATTTACAAGCTCAAACGGCGTAGAATGTGCTACATTTTTAATTAACTCTGACATAATTTCTCTCCTTTATTCGTTAACAGTAATTTGCAATACTTTAAATGATCCTTTTCCACCAATCGCATGAAGGGTATGTGCAGGTACCGAAAAAACATCGCCTGTTTTTAAATGACTCATTTTTTCTCCCTGCTTAATTAATGTTTCTCCCTCTAACACATAGTACAAAGTATCCCCAAAATATTCTTCCTCGCTGACCGTTTCTTTGTCTGCAAACGTGAATAACGTAACATAAATATGTTCACTGGAAGATAAAAGCATACTAACAACTTGATTTTTTTTTGGTGTTATCATTTCAGAGAAGCATTCCGGGTTGTCAGTCGGTAAATTTCTTAGCGTTGCCATAACATTCTCCTTTACTCCATTATAATTGATATAATTTCTTGCCGTATTTCATTTAGTTGATTGCTTTTTGCATTTCTTTCTCCTTGCGGCGGTAAAATAAATTGCTTTACAAGCTTACTTGGTCTTCCTGATAACACAAGAATGCGATTTGCCACAATGATAGCCTCATCAATTTCGTGCGTTATAAACAACACTGCCTGTTTACGGGCATTCCATACGCGTAAGAGCATATTGAGCATCTCGTGTCGTAAACAATAATCCAAACCCTGAAATGGTTCGTCCATCAAAAGAATTTCACTTTTATAGTAAAATGCCCTTGCAATTCCACACCTCTTTTTCATTCCTCCAGAAAGCTGGCACGGCTTGTATTGTTCAAAATTTTCCAGCCCAACATCATGAATCAGGTTTCTTATTTCTTCTTTGTTTTCCTGATCATTTACCAGACTGATATTTTGCCAGACCGTTCTCCATGGCAAAAGTCTATCATCCTGAAATACAAATGAAATTGCATGGTCCGCTCCCGCAACGAAACCAGCCTTCGGTTTTTGAAGTCCGGCAATAATATTGAGCAAGGTGGATTTCCCACATCCTGATGGTCCTAGCACTGCAACGATTTCATTATCCTCCACTTGAAAGCTAATGTTTTTTAATACAGGCAGCTCCCCAAAATTTTGGCTTATATCCTTTACTATTAGCATTCTAAATTCCCCTTATTCAAAAATAATTTCCTACAAAAAAAATCCGAAAGATAAAATAACATAACAATAACAATGGACCAGGCAATAATATTTTCCGGCTCAATATTAAGTCTTGCTAATTTAATCATTCCCCCTATGCCATCACTTGTTGTTAACACCTCTCCCATAACAGCAATCTTCCATCCGCTTCCCAATGCCACCTGAAATGCCGAATGAAAATATGGCATAATAGAAGGCAAAACCACATGCATGAAACGTTTTTTCTGAGAAAAGCGATAAAGCTGTGCCATTTGTAATAAATTTTTTTCAATATTGGAGATGCCTTCACAAATATTAATTGCAATAATCGGAAAGGTCGACGTTATCACAATAAAAATTGCAGGCCTTCCGTTAAAACCAAACCAAACAAGTGCCAATACCACCCAAGAAACAGGTGGTATTGTTTGAAAAAGCCCTATGATTGGTGATAAAATCCCTTTCATATGAGAATTATATCCCATTATAATTCCTAATATTAATCCTACTCCTATGCCTGCAGTAAGCCCTATTGTCAGCCTGATTACCGTAATTCCAATCATTTGGTAAAACTCTAACCCAGAAAAAATATGTAACAGGCTAGTAAAAACACTACTGATTGTTGGTACAACAAAAGGGGGGAAGAATAATGTAAACACCTTCCAAACTGCAAAGACAATGAAAAATGACAGCATCTTATGAATTCTCTTTGAATTATTTTTCATCCACATAATATAATCTCGCATCTGCTATTTTTCCGCCAATCATACTTGGATTAAAATCATACAACAGCTGATACAACATTTCCAGCTCCGTCTGCGCATCCTGTGCCGACTTAAATTCCAAGCCCATATTTGGTAAGGATTTTTGTATCACAGCTGCTTTCAAGCCTAAATACTTTTCAGCTAACGCAGCAATTTCTTCTGGATGCTCGTTTGCCCAAGTAACAGATTCTTCATATGCGTTTTGGAAATCAGCAACTAACTCTGGATTTTCGTCGATAAATTTTTGCGTTGTTCCAAATCCTGCATTAGGTATTTTTGTGTCTGTTCCAGTAACCCTTTGCCATTCATCTTCAAAGCTAAAAGCAATTCGCAAATTTTCATTTCCCATTAAGGCCTTTGTTACCTGCGGCTCAATCAATGTTCCATAAACAGCCTCACCAGATGCAAGCAAGGTAGCTACTTCAGGCGTTGTTGCATAAATTATTTCAACATCTTTTCCAACTTCCAAGCCTGCTTCTGCCAGAAAATATTGTGTTAACGCA is a genomic window containing:
- a CDS encoding cupin domain-containing protein, with product MATLRNLPTDNPECFSEMITPKKNQVVSMLLSSSEHIYVTLFTFADKETVSEEEYFGDTLYYVLEGETLIKQGEKMSHLKTGDVFSVPAHTLHAIGGKGSFKVLQITVNE
- a CDS encoding ABC transporter ATP-binding protein → MLIVKDISQNFGELPVLKNISFQVEDNEIVAVLGPSGCGKSTLLNIIAGLQKPKAGFVAGADHAISFVFQDDRLLPWRTVWQNISLVNDQENKEEIRNLIHDVGLENFEQYKPCQLSGGMKKRCGIARAFYYKSEILLMDEPFQGLDYCLRHEMLNMLLRVWNARKQAVLFITHEIDEAIIVANRILVLSGRPSKLVKQFILPPQGERNAKSNQLNEIRQEIISIIME
- a CDS encoding ABC transporter permease — translated: MIGITVIRLTIGLTAGIGVGLILGIIMGYNSHMKGILSPIIGLFQTIPPVSWVVLALVWFGFNGRPAIFIVITSTFPIIAINICEGISNIEKNLLQMAQLYRFSQKKRFMHVVLPSIMPYFHSAFQVALGSGWKIAVMGEVLTTSDGIGGMIKLARLNIEPENIIAWSIVIVMLFYLSDFFCRKLFLNKGNLEC
- a CDS encoding acyl-CoA dehydratase activase — encoded protein: MNYFMGLDMGSASIKAVILNEKKEILYKNKFLHFGKPCEAAKKIISEIALEYKNKRVQILLTGANAKLIVDETWIARDIPSIEKGLSALCPSAKSAIEIGSQNARFLTRLGEDTPPMFSVNENCAGGTGSFFEDQMYRLGLKTEDYSKIAAKAVAVPRLSGRCSVFAKTDIIHRQQEGVSTPDILLGLCYATIRNLKSTIIKNLPVEKPVALCGGIIHNSGVIKAVKEIFELTEEELIVLEECEYIQAIGAASMAKEKIGSFTLQDCDERIDHYLQTQVSDSNILRLPSLVLSKDTVIQEPVCVPVKESVCCSMGIDVGSTSTNIVLINQDGEIVDFQYLRTKGDPQGAVKEGFQSIKERFGNILIIKSVGVTGSGRYLVGKMIGADFIKDEITAQGKAAVCVCPEVDTVFEIGGQDSKYIQLENGYIKDFQMNKICAAGTGSFIEEQANRLEVRLDDYGEIALSAKHPVDLGERCTVFIDSNIAACLSNGIGKADILAGLCHSVIHNYLFKVVGNKPVGNHIVLQGGVCYNPAIVAAFQGAYGAKVMVSPYFSVSGAYGVAVLAAEEIGEKQTIFKGFDLSHFAENEDFSENINIKLNTNFYDKAKEYLLEGYKRELFSNKITIGIPYVLVVHKLFPMVRAFFEALGYNVLLSPETDEQIIALSQKYAQAETCYPVKLIYGHMAWLAERKVDYIFLPSIITMKHECSKVYHNYGCMYMQSAPKLIFENMELGKQGIVLLNPMFSLDFGKKAMADAMVDVGVSLGKVKPICAAALMRGAMAVRKHTEQVEKLGEELLDSLNPDEKVLVIVTRTYGIDDPVLNMGIPEELLKRGYKVITLSHLPAHSMDISKEYGNLYWPFGQHILSGAKLIANHPNLYGVYLTNHGCGPDTMLSHLFHKEMGEKPYLNIEVDEHFSKVGVITRIEAFLNSLNAQPKVYVNHRKEFFSDLPQKKVEILHKAQKDQKLYLPYLYPYSQIISNRLNKNGYSTEVLPQTNAQSLALGRSKTRSKEYLSFTALVGDVLTAVQQMKELIQIFIPQTEGSESDGIYTRVIYDFLPKNDKIKLVTATLETLPFESEFFEEFFMAILAGDAILSAPISQRKELMEQVLSYDKLTIEHLAALAKNILLCKQKKISVIGEPYILYNSFLNEKLLEVMEEEGERIQWMPLSEYLCYLWKKRAETKSQKEIVKSCEEQMSMVSKLLCENSSFSESLDMLFCEAEKKFPKLTGANASYRFSKHACTKNCQAVVDISSLYENAQTIINLMQGKCEVPILSLSFEGSNDIRAKERLQSFLYYMNKQ
- a CDS encoding ABC transporter substrate-binding protein; the encoded protein is MKKLISLLLAGCMCIGLAGCQKADVNSENPDTQSTASTSATEPVTITVGVPTAPPALPILHMIETKALGENVEIKLDVWDEPETLIGMVQDGEHDMFAFPLTVVSKLYNKGLDVRLMNVNTWGVTYFMTSDPDFDSWDDLKGKTVYIPLQSSPPDALTQYFLAEAGLEVGKDVEIIYATTPEVATLLASGEAVYGTLIEPQVTKALMGNENLRIAFSFEDEWQRVTGTDTKIPNAGFGTTQKFIDENPELVADFQNAYEESVTWANEHPEEIAALAEKYLGLKAAVIQKSLPNMGLEFKSAQDAQTELEMLYQLLYDFNPSMIGGKIADARLYYVDEK
- a CDS encoding cupin domain-containing protein; amino-acid sequence: MSELIKNVAHSTPFELVNLIEYEKGKVASLTFAQKPGVGITLFAFDEGEGVNTHAAPGDAMAVILDGEAEIIIDGKAFTAKAGEGIVMSAGIPHAVKSITRFKMLLTVVK